The region catattaatttatatacgTATCGTTGCTTTTTTTAATTCCGGATACATAAGTAGCAGCCCTCGTACTAGGCTTAGCTTAGTTATTAATACGGGCACGCAAGTTACCTGTGTTGTCAAATTATTAGCCATGCTTGAAAAATATTAGTGCAAAAATTACGATGAACGCAAAATTGAAATAATTGCTCGACAAATTTTAACAATTGCAATTTTAAAGCGAAAATACATAATTGTTCttgcttatattttttttcttttgacagaTAAATCAACTGGTTATAAATACAAACGAAGCAGCATCTGTGATGATAGTCCCTTAACTAAGTATAATTTTACCTAATTAAGATTAGTAACAACAAACGGCAAATGCCCTCTCTGTCAAAAGTGAAGTCCTATAATCGATAAATCACTActatgtaaataattattaaaggaAGCAAGCAAGTTGATGCAATAATAAAGTAGATGAAGTTACGTGGTCACTATGATAATTAAGTTTATTCATTAGTGTGGTTTTCTATGACAAACTGTCACTAGGTAAATTTAATTTCGTAACTTTATATCGTGTAAATATCATTAAATCCTAagacaatataaaataacattgtaGACCAGCATTTGtaagttaatatttttgtacaccTGGCCTTTGTTCCTTAATCTGTTGTAAGGATTATCCTTTTATGATAACGCCCGGTCATTAGTGACAATAGGGTAGTAGAAATCGGTAAAGGGATATTGTTGTCTTAGCAGCCTTACTACGCGAGTAGGTAGTTGCGATTAGATGGGTTGAAATTGACTGGGTGTCCAAAATAAGTGATCACAGTTGTATGTACTATAAAAAATGCGTTGGTGGGTggtgaaattttatttattaagacttAATTCTACTGATATATTATTTtagtagccgttacccgcgactccatccgcgcagaattcgtttatcgttatcccgcgtgaactatgcaattttccgggataaaaactatcctatgtccttcttcgggatctaaactatctgtataccgaatttcatctgaatcgactcagtggtttggacgtgatgaagtaacaaacaatcaaacaaacagacttaaaaactttcgcatttataatattagtgagatattataaatgcgatgtgatgtatgtgtgtttgttattcttttACGCTCAAAAGACTGGactaatttatatgaaaattgaTATACaaatagctggatatctggaataaaacataggctatgtACTTTGTATCttgatattcccacgagatcgggataaaatcgcaaaatttcaaccgctagaaACATGAACTTTGGTGCGGGTGTTTTTTGACAATGATAatgaagtaataataaaataataataatttgtaggAATTCCCACGGTTTTTTACAAAAacccgtaatttcaattcaattggtAGGCCTAATGGTTTGCGCGTGAAAAGCCGCCAGTACGGACTAGTTTTATAAAAGTATGCCCGACTATTATCTGCTCTAATGCATACGATGTTGATTTTACTTTATAAACGAATAGCAgtgaatttttgtttttaacccccgatggaaaaaagggtgttataagtctgATGccagtgtctgtctgtctgtctgtggcatcgtaactttcaaacgaatggaccgatttcaatgcgtttttttttcacgtgaaaTTTTACGAAAACTACGAAGACAAGAGAAAATATTTCGCATGAATAGCAGGACACGCGAAAAAGTGGTAACATCGAAAGAAATACAGACGATAAGTTTTATATTCTTCTTGTTATTAGTTCTGTGACTTCCTGTTGGAGTGGTGAGAAAGGAACTTATATTATCtaactctgtctgttacctgttcacgcttaaactgctgCAGTGATTTATATGAACTTTGGGCAACAGCCAGTATAGAATATGtatgttataatttaaattcaatatcGTTAAACGTATATTATTTACCTATCAATTTGTACCGACGAAAACCGAAGGTCTTTACAATCTCAATTAGGatcaaaatttatattattttattacttgcgTTGCGGTATTCGGGGTTGATTTTTTAAAAGATTCATTTCTAATCACAAAGTGTTTTTGTAAGCTAGCATAGCAATATTGTCACTTGATGATTTTATAGCTTGACTGAGCCACATGTCGACGATTTTGACGACTGTATTTTTATACTccaacttgttttattttatgaaataaatccgCTGCTTTGTGGATGTTATTGCTTTTGAGGATTAGTATATTATATTGATACAAGAACGATAAATATTGTTTAGTTTAGATCCTTAACAATCATCTGCGAATCATATACatgtaattattgtattttcgataagatTAAATTTATCAACGTGAAATCGTGTAAAtgtagaaaataaattgattttaaaagagATGTTGTTTCAGTTAAATCTCTTTgttaatgtgtattttttttattaaaacagaaATATAAATGACCTGATTTAAAATGTGAACAAATTGATTGATTCATgcgttaatttaaaacattcttAATATGTTTCGCATCGCACTGACGCTGTGGTGCACATTGGCAGCAGAGAagtaagttaaaaatatttagttcagTGTGAacgaaataaattgaattgtagttattactaaaaaaagtaaaaaaaaaagcgaTTCAACTTTCACAGCCGGCCaagttacagaaaaaatacagctgagtatatttaaaaaaaacatatatttgattgaagtaaaatttattcgaataaaaaaaatataggtacatggCGTCCTAAGTATCACGTCCTACacgttgtgttttttttttataaagttccAGTGGATGGGTATATTTTAATCCTTATAAATTAGCCGATATCACTCGCTCGTGCGATCGGTCTTTGGTTCgttcattaaatttaatttacttacaacACACTTCACATACTACACGTTTCTTtggtattttatataataaaaacctatttaattatcacaatacctaatattatttttgtccaATTTGGTCTTGATAATCACTTATTTCGAGATGCGGATGCGacgttcctttttttttaaactcaaaCAGCTTTTATTGCTGTAAAATGTCTTATCATCTCAACTCGCTTCGTTACAAATTAGTCAACAATTAATATTAACAATATGGAATATGAAAAGCGTCTTTTTTGTTTAACACTGCATGATAGGGCCGTGTCAGTGTCACGTCTGCCCATTCCATTCGCCTTCCATTCTCCATACGGAGAAAGCATAACTGAGTTTGTCCTGCGCGAGATACTTGCCGTGCTCACCGGCGTCGGCGTCGCTGCTCGGCGCACACTCGTTGTTAGACAATATCTGGTACAAGAACTCTATGTACTGCGTCGCTAACTGCAGCGTCTGTATCTTCGACAACTTGTCGCTCGGCAAGGAAGGAATGATCTGTCGCAGACTCGCGAATGCCTCGTTTAAACTCTGTGTTCTCTGCCGCTCCCGCACGTTAGCCATCACACGCTGTATCTGCATTTCCTCGAACGACTGCGCTTTCTTGCGGGACGATTTCGAGGAACGCTTCCTCGACCGCCGCTGTTCGTCGCTTCCGTCGCTCCGCTCCTCTGTGGAGGCGCGGTACTCGCCCGACACGTCCCCTGATTCGTAGAACGTCCGCACAGTGTCTTGCGAGTTTGAGTCGTCGAAGTAAAAGCTTCTTGACGGCTGCCTCTGCCGTTGGTCCGGGGTGTATTGTGGGTCGTAGGCGTGATATTGCGTCGGTTGGTATTCTCGGTCATCGCTGTCGAATATGACGTTGGAAGGCCAGGGCTGCAGCTGCGCTGGGCGCTCCGTGCCGTTGCTGAGGTCCATGAGGTGCGTCGGGGACGCCGGAGCTAAATTCTGCTCGGTTTGCCGCTTCACTTCCAAGGGGGCGTAGCCATAGAACTGATCATCATCTTCGGGGTATTCAGAATCCTTTTCACGTTTTATCGGCACCATTCTATAGTCGCAATGGTCGTAGTTCATAGTTCGCGGCTCGCTCGGCGGCGGGTAGCTGGGCGCGTCGTCCTGCAACATGGGCGCGTACACGCGGCTGCAGCTGCGGACTGAGCGAGTCCTGGGGCCTGCCCCTACCCGGCACCCGTCCCTTCATTGACAAGATACAAAAAATAACCATTTCCACTGCGAGCGTCCCTCCCAGCGCGCGGCCCGCCCCCGCCGTGAGGGAGCGGGACGGCGCGAGCGCTGATCGCTTTGTTTATCTTGTCCATCATCTTCGGAGCGTATTTACTGCGCTATACTGTACATAGCTATGTGGCGGTCGCCATACCGATCGCATCGCTGATCGCGCATCCTGTGATTCTCCCAACTGATTCaacttgattttattattaactaataCTAATAATGCCACTGGTTActtaatagtaggtacacatTTGTAGGAGGTTTTATAATAGGTTGAACAACTTCAATAAGTCATAGGTAACATAAATGAACGAATTTTGAGAGATCAACAGTTCATAGAAAacgaatcccactaatataataaatgcataagtttgtaagtctgtttgtttgtttatttgcttgtttgttacttcttcacgtctaaaccgctgaaccgatttagatgaaattcggtatacagatagtttgcgtcccggtgaaggacataggatagtttttatcccggaaaatgccatagttcccgcgggagtGAGTGAAaaccaaattctacgcggacggagtcgcgggtaacggctagtattaaatatgtaggtaagtgTAAAAGTGTTTAAGTTTTTCGTAGTAAGACTGGTGGCGTCGTCACTAAAACTTTAATACCTAATGCTTTATATATTAAATACCCCTTACAAGCCGCAAGCTCACCGAGCCCGTAAACTTGGTCCTTCGTGCCGGCGCCACCCATGTAAGTCAGTTTTTTTGTCGAGTCGTTCCTAAAAATACCCGTGACGTAATCAGACCACAGCGGCGATCCCACGCCTGCGCCGACGCAGCCTGCTCTTTGTTATAACtcgtaaatatttaatttactatcTCACGCCATTAACGAAGATGGCATCTGCACAATGTTCTGATAGGTAAGTCAATGGGCACCTTGTACTGTACCTATGTTACAATGTTTTGGATGCGTTGCAATCAGCGCGTTGTATAGACAGAGGAACTATTTCTAAACACAAACCGATTTGTACTTATCCAAGTTAAACTTATGGTTACCTATACATAATTCTACAGTGCCAAGATGACGACCACATCTATGCTATTTGAGTCAAAACAATTTTTGATGCCTGTAAAAACGTCACataattttttacttattcggataatgttaataaatactattttctaattaaaaattgcATATGCGTACCTACTACCCGAAATTTAAACGTTAACGTATCAAAATATCTATTTGGgctcaaaatagaaaaaaagcaGTGgccattattattaagtacagtctgttcaatatatgAATgaacagaaggaaaataggctctttatagtgcacgctttaggaagtcatttaataagtttcatttttttagtgtacggtCCACACTTaaatctaattataatatcGAAGACATAAATGttagtttaatttattcattaactagctgttggTCGCTCCGTTtacgtagaattcgtttgttgctatcccgcgggaactaagcaaattttctgggataaaaactaatctatgtccttctccgggacttgtactatctgtataccgaatttcatctaaatcggttcaacggataagacgtgaagaggtaggtaacaaacatacatacagacttacaaaatttcacatttatattaatattagtgagattaactttgctatttttcatatcataatttaaaaacaataaaaaaaacttatcctattttgttaaaaacagaaacgtgttccgataaaatacctaaagaggcagaggtaaacaacattctgcaagaaacggaacgtttataatattgttaatttaagaaatattttgtacattattttatagtttttaatcgacAGTTTGAATCTAAATGTGATGGACCTTTAATCATACACAATAGTTTACACAATTACACCATTACTTTTCACAATTTTCTGCTCTGAAATGGAAAcgatttggaatggaaaaagcTTAAACTTCATAGCAGGAGCTacaagtagaatatttttaaaccgggaataagagcggatgagtccacgaaacacaattattaaatagttgtataaatataaattgaattaatattatgtagcgaATTATCTACGTATtaataaagtgttattttgttagtacattacgtattaatctacttacaaaaggttacgacttaaaataaattaaaattatgacttcatcttattcttttattcatcatcatcatcaccatcatcattacgacttcacaaaaaatgtttagaaccccttcttctgtgatcttctagagtccaatgttatcctgaatagTCGTTAGGGCCTATAATaacgtatgtatgtacctaccttatgataatttgagtacgaaataagattttttataagaaataaaacaaaataatagggAAATTCATAATAAACATTTCTCTATTGTGGACTAGACAAAAGTGATCTAAGTAAAATTGATCCACAAGTTACAAGTAAAAAGGTAAGGGGATAAGTATAAGTAGTAGATATAGGAACCTACCTAGTATTAATGACAAGTTTAAggttcttgatttttttatttggcatTACTACATCTAGTTTCCTAATCTAATGTGATCTCTTTGTctcggtttattttatttgaataaacagATAGaacccttaggggctgtttcaccgttaAGTTTCagtgttaacttttttttttattcgactggatggaaaacgagcaagtgggtctcttgatggtaagagatcaccactgcccataaacatctgcaacaccaggggtattgcagacgcgttgccaacctagaggcctcatatgggatacctcacgtgccactaatttcaccagctgtcttacctACTCTccccgccgaaacacaacagtgcaagcgcacttgcttcacggcaggattagcgagcaagatggtggtagcaatccgggcggaccttgcaccaagtcctaccacctgcaaactaaCTGACGGACTGACTAACTGAAccgttaactgacggttaaatgtgatgccgtctccgtctattcgaacaaaacaaatagagacggcatcacatttaaccgtcagttaacactaatcaatggatggtgaaacaggttATAATAAGTCTTGTTGTAAACGGTCAAAGACTGCGCTACCAAATAACCATAATGATGCCAGCTGCAAACTTATTTGGCGCCAACTTCGCATAAAAAAATGCTCGTCCTATATTGCGTATTGCTACCTAAAGTCGTTTCCACGAAGACTTCTAATTAATTACTATACAGGAAACTCAACTTAGAAGTGACGGAATGCTTGTTTTATTGGCTGGAGTAAAAATC is a window of Choristoneura fumiferana chromosome 23, NRCan_CFum_1, whole genome shotgun sequence DNA encoding:
- the LOC141441388 gene encoding uncharacterized protein gives rise to the protein MLQDDAPSYPPPSEPRTMNYDHCDYRMVPIKREKDSEYPEDDDQFYGYAPLEVKRQTEQNLAPASPTHLMDLSNGTERPAQLQPWPSNVIFDSDDREYQPTQYHAYDPQYTPDQRQRQPSRSFYFDDSNSQDTVRTFYESGDVSGEYRASTEERSDGSDEQRRSRKRSSKSSRKKAQSFEEMQIQRVMANVRERQRTQSLNEAFASLRQIIPSLPSDKLSKIQTLQLATQYIEFLYQILSNNECAPSSDADAGEHGKYLAQDKLSYAFSVWRMEGEWNGQT